TCCTCCCACATTCGAAGAATTGTGTGACATGGCAAAGACCCTTAAGACCGTAGCCGATCAGAGAATGGTAATCATCGCGAGATCAGGAGAAAGGCCTATAGGCTACTTTGTGGCGCTGCCGGATTTCAGCCCGCTCATTCGCGAGATTGACGGAAAGCTCTTCCCCTTTGGGTGGTATAAATTGCTGAGTAAGAGAAAATCCCTGGAACGGGTAAGAGCGGCGATCCTCTTTGTCGTTCCCGATTTCAGAAACAAGGGCGTGCCTTCTGCCATGTTCTTGAGAGCCTACAGAAACATCCAGAATATGGGTTTCAAAGAAATTGAAGGATCATCGGTCAGCTCAATGAACTCAACGATGATAGCAAATGCCCGGCGTGCCGGAGGTGAGGAGTACAAACATTATATAGTCTATGGAAAGAGCCTGCTGAAGAGACCTCTTTCTCTCAGTGAGATATATGGAATTGCTGCGAGCAAATTCGTTCCAAGAGTCCAACAGACTCCTGAAACTCTTCTTCAAAGGATCTAAACTCGGGAGAAGGTTCCGCTGCGAAGGGCTTCTGACTGTATATGAATTCAAGAAAGGCAAAGAGCTTTCTGTATCTGGTCAGGTATGTGAGATCCCTTTCGCTCTCAAAATCATCTGCGCTGAACGTCGTTATGACTTCAAACATAAGAGATAAAGGGGAATAGGGAACTAGTCTCTCGATCTGCAGAAAGGAAGCCATTTCTTCTAGCATTTCGGTTACGAGATCACAGGTTCTGGAATGAGGTTTTTTCGCAATGCTTTCCAGCCAGGGAATGAACTCCCGGTAATAATGGTATTCGGCGGTTTCACCTTCGACTCCGGTGAGTCCAAGAAATCGCAAAGCTGCAATTCTAGAGCCGCTATCGAGAGACAAGAAATGATCTCTTAATGGATCGTCTTCTCCAAATATAAAGTAGGTTGAGCCTCCCAGAACACCGAAAGTCTTCATTGTGTCGAGATATCCACAGATCAGATACTTCTTCGAGACTTCTGAGTCGAAAGTCATAACCGTTCCGTACTGCTCGGAGGGCTCTATAAGTGTAACGTTCATCCCGTCCGTAAACATGTTTACAAATGCCAGAGAATCTCCAAGATACATCCCGATGAGATCGACGGCAACGACTTCCTTGTGGCCTTTCTCTCTTGCCATGAAGAGAGGAAAATTGGAGTAGACGCCTCCGTCTATAAAGACCTCTCCGTTTATCTCTTCACGAGTGAAAGCGGGAAAGTTAGCGCTTGCCAGAACAAAATCGACCAGCCTTCCCTCCGGTATCAGATTTTTGTACATGGCGTACGGCCGCATGACAGTGAGAGAGTAGAGAACGATTCCGAGTTCAATATCGCTTGCCCTTACCTTTTCCTCGACTATCATTTCTTTCATCTTTGTCCTCATAGGTTCTATGTCTATTCCATTTTCGGAAGTGAGAGTTCTCATCGCGGAGGCAAGCTCCATCGTATCCAGGCTCAGAAGATTTCCCTGGATAAGTTCGTACAAGTGAGGAGAGGCATTCATAAGCTCCAGATAATCTATGCTGCACCACATATCCCTGGCAGCTTCAAAGCCTTCACTGATAAGGCCGGCCGCATTGATTGCTCCGACAGAGGAACCGTAAATGGCCTCGATATCTAAACCGAGATCAAGCAAGGCCCCGTAAACACCGACTTCATATGCCCCTCTACCACCGCCGCCAGAAAAGACTACTGCTACCGAGGCGGCAGTAACCGCAAATAGAATTATCAAGGAAACCAGAAGCACTCTTTTCATTTCTTTTCCCCCAGATTTCTCCAAAGTTGTATGAAGGATTTGATGATATTATTATACATTGGAAGGTAAGAGAGTCAGAATGCATGTTAATGAACCTATCACGAGTTTCCTCTCGAAATGGTGTATCATATTAAGTTAGTTTAGCGGACTAGTGAGGCGATTTTTTTGATAAGAGACTTCTTGAAACATAATTGGCCAAGATACCTGTATGGCGCCATCTTTCTTATTCTTGTCGATTTACTAATGTTGATTACGCCAAGAGTGATGGGATTGATAGTAGATGAGATCAGAGGAGGCGCACAAGACCTCAGTTTTGTCGGACTCCTAATATTTGCCGTTATCGGGGTCGCCTTCGGACTTTTCATTACGAGATTGTTCTGGCGGGTCTTCATAATGGGAGCGGCGAGGAAATTCGAGTACTACACTCGAAAGACTCTCTTCGAGAAGCTTCTGACGCTTCCGCCAACCTTCTACGACAAGACTAGGGTAGGCGATCTGATGGCCAGATTCACGA
The window above is part of the Mesotoga sp. BH458_6_3_2_1 genome. Proteins encoded here:
- a CDS encoding patatin-like phospholipase family protein — encoded protein: MKRVLLVSLIILFAVTAASVAVVFSGGGGRGAYEVGVYGALLDLGLDIEAIYGSSVGAINAAGLISEGFEAARDMWCSIDYLELMNASPHLYELIQGNLLSLDTMELASAMRTLTSENGIDIEPMRTKMKEMIVEEKVRASDIELGIVLYSLTVMRPYAMYKNLIPEGRLVDFVLASANFPAFTREEINGEVFIDGGVYSNFPLFMAREKGHKEVVAVDLIGMYLGDSLAFVNMFTDGMNVTLIEPSEQYGTVMTFDSEVSKKYLICGYLDTMKTFGVLGGSTYFIFGEDDPLRDHFLSLDSGSRIAALRFLGLTGVEGETAEYHYYREFIPWLESIAKKPHSRTCDLVTEMLEEMASFLQIERLVPYSPLSLMFEVITTFSADDFESERDLTYLTRYRKLFAFLEFIYSQKPFAAEPSPEFRSFEEEFQESVGLLERICSQQFHISH